From a region of the Hymenobacter jejuensis genome:
- a CDS encoding alpha-L-rhamnosidase-related protein has protein sequence MTWLSQQPTRTMKYATLSIGLLLAQFVLNACQTPKTAAPDAAAPTTSGAMPTTSPLIWKSEHYALYRDSVVQGPYVARAISRTQLTSNYHSPANAFQSPQISFKFSLNGKDNELAPGQDHMFVALPKAGGGDVLETPLLTFSKRYVDATPVPANTYLAPNTKLKIRVDMRPALAAFKKQGYFTTYKGDKIYQQDFKKVLVAGSAAPMSWDFDNLVNKPELELKDPDGDGIYEVLLTLNVPAEAKTTAGEWQQSINTADFPQYTSDYPLSDALYNLALEEARRAVEPDSTFRTGKEWAGVWTRDISYSIILAQATLQPRVAMNSLLRKVSADRRIIQDTGTGGAYPCSTDRMIWATAAWEIYKVTGDEGWLTTVYPIIKKSIEDDMLNAYDPATGLVRGESSFLDWREQTYPRWMQPVDIYQSENLGTNAVHYQANVVLAQMAQQLGQQAVASKHQQAAAQIKKGINDHLWQADKGYYGQFLYGRKFLVLSPRAEALGEALSVLFGVAGGEQAQTVVQRTPTTAYGISCIYPQIPGIPPYHNNAVWPFVQSYWAMAAAKAGNEEAVLESIAAVYRPAALFLTNKENFVAENGDFAGTQINSSNMLWSLSGSLGLVYKVLFGMEWEANRLVFRPFVPQALQGNRKLMGFRYRGAVLDIDMQGFGHGISSITLDGQPLPDAAIPATLTGRHAVRIVLRSEAASGAAAVNRVANLFSPETPAVTYANGQLSWAQQADVKTYKVLKNGQPLTSVAATSLPVQPAKEYAEYQVIAVASNGLESFASEPLAVGSEALSRQYQLETVAPKAAMPYKGFTGKGFVEISKAKNTAVTVPVTVPETGLYAVDFRYANGNGPTNTNNQCAIRTLKMGDNVLGTIVLPQRGVAEWSNWGYSNPVLVRLTKGTHPLTLAFEPANENMNGTVNQAMLDYLRLTKVQ, from the coding sequence TTGACCTGGCTTTCCCAGCAACCCACCCGCACCATGAAATACGCGACCCTTTCCATCGGCCTACTGCTGGCGCAATTCGTGCTGAACGCCTGCCAAACGCCAAAAACCGCCGCGCCTGACGCCGCAGCGCCAACCACTTCGGGTGCCATGCCTACTACATCACCACTTATCTGGAAATCGGAGCACTACGCGCTCTACCGCGACAGCGTAGTGCAGGGACCGTATGTGGCGCGGGCGATTTCGCGCACGCAACTGACCTCCAACTACCACAGCCCGGCCAACGCGTTTCAGAGCCCGCAGATCAGCTTTAAGTTTAGCCTCAACGGCAAAGACAACGAGCTGGCGCCCGGCCAGGATCATATGTTCGTGGCCTTGCCGAAAGCCGGGGGCGGCGACGTGCTGGAAACGCCGCTGCTCACCTTTAGCAAGCGCTACGTCGATGCCACGCCCGTGCCGGCCAACACATATCTGGCCCCGAATACAAAGCTGAAGATCCGGGTTGACATGCGCCCGGCGCTGGCTGCGTTCAAAAAGCAAGGCTACTTCACGACCTACAAAGGCGACAAAATCTATCAGCAGGATTTCAAAAAGGTGTTGGTGGCCGGCTCGGCGGCGCCGATGAGCTGGGATTTCGACAACCTCGTGAATAAGCCCGAGCTGGAGCTGAAAGACCCCGACGGCGATGGCATTTACGAAGTGCTGCTCACGCTCAACGTGCCGGCCGAAGCCAAAACCACGGCCGGTGAGTGGCAGCAGTCGATCAATACCGCTGATTTTCCGCAGTATACTTCCGACTATCCGCTTTCCGACGCGCTTTACAACCTGGCCCTGGAAGAAGCCCGCCGGGCCGTGGAGCCCGACAGCACGTTCCGCACGGGCAAGGAGTGGGCCGGCGTCTGGACGCGCGACATCAGCTACTCCATCATCCTGGCCCAGGCCACGTTGCAGCCCCGCGTGGCCATGAACAGCCTGCTGCGCAAGGTGTCGGCAGACAGGCGCATCATTCAGGATACGGGCACGGGCGGCGCCTATCCGTGCTCCACCGACCGCATGATCTGGGCCACGGCGGCCTGGGAAATCTACAAAGTCACGGGCGACGAAGGGTGGCTTACAACAGTGTACCCAATTATCAAAAAGTCGATTGAGGATGACATGCTGAACGCCTACGACCCCGCCACAGGGTTGGTGCGGGGCGAGTCGTCGTTTCTGGACTGGCGCGAGCAAACCTACCCGCGCTGGATGCAACCCGTCGACATCTATCAATCGGAAAACCTGGGCACCAACGCTGTGCATTACCAAGCCAACGTAGTATTGGCCCAAATGGCGCAACAGCTTGGTCAGCAAGCAGTTGCTAGTAAGCACCAGCAAGCCGCCGCGCAGATCAAAAAAGGTATTAACGACCACCTGTGGCAGGCCGATAAAGGATACTACGGCCAGTTTCTGTACGGCCGCAAATTCCTGGTGCTCTCGCCGCGGGCCGAAGCTTTGGGCGAAGCGCTGAGCGTGCTGTTCGGCGTGGCCGGGGGCGAGCAGGCCCAAACGGTGGTGCAGCGTACACCCACCACGGCATACGGCATTTCCTGCATTTACCCCCAGATTCCGGGCATTCCGCCCTACCACAACAACGCCGTGTGGCCCTTTGTGCAGAGCTATTGGGCCATGGCCGCCGCCAAAGCCGGCAACGAAGAGGCTGTGTTGGAAAGCATTGCGGCCGTCTATCGGCCGGCGGCGCTGTTTCTGACCAACAAGGAAAACTTCGTGGCCGAAAATGGCGACTTTGCCGGCACCCAGATCAACTCCAGCAACATGCTCTGGAGCCTGTCGGGCAGCCTGGGACTGGTGTATAAAGTGCTGTTTGGCATGGAATGGGAAGCCAATCGCTTGGTATTCAGGCCTTTCGTACCCCAAGCTTTGCAGGGCAACCGCAAGCTGATGGGTTTCCGTTACCGCGGAGCGGTGTTAGACATTGATATGCAGGGCTTTGGCCACGGTATCAGCTCGATTACGCTCGACGGGCAGCCCTTGCCCGATGCCGCCATACCAGCCACCCTGACCGGCCGCCACGCCGTGCGCATTGTGTTGCGCAGTGAAGCTGCTTCCGGTGCTGCCGCCGTGAACCGCGTGGCGAACCTGTTTTCGCCCGAAACGCCCGCTGTCACCTACGCCAACGGCCAGTTGAGCTGGGCGCAACAGGCTGACGTGAAGACGTATAAAGTGCTAAAAAACGGCCAGCCGCTGACTTCCGTTGCCGCCACCAGCCTGCCGGTGCAGCCTGCCAAAGAATACGCTGAATACCAAGTGATTGCGGTGGCTAGCAACGGGCTGGAGTCCTTTGCCAGCGAGCCGTTGGCCGTGGGCAGCGAAGCGCTCAGCCGCCAGTATCAGCTCGAAACGGTCGCGCCCAAGGCAGCTATGCCTTACAAAGGCTTCACGGGCAAGGGCTTCGTAGAAATCAGCAAGGCCAAAAACACGGCCGTGACGGTGCCCGTCACAGTGCCCGAAACCGGCCTGTACGCAGTGGATTTTCGCTATGCCAACGGCAACGGGCCCACCAACACAAACAACCAATGCGCCATCCGAACCCTGAAAATGGGCGATAACGTGTTGGGTACCATTGTGTTGCCGCAGCGCGGCGTGGCCGAGTGGTCGAACTGGGGATATAGCAATCCGGTGCTGGTGCGCCTGACCAAAGGCACGCACCCGCTAACGCTGGCCTTCGAGCCCGCCAACGAGAACATGAACGGCACCGTCAACCAAGCCATGCTCGACTACCTACGCCTGACCAAGGTGCAGTAA
- a CDS encoding cupin domain-containing protein — MQLNTRGIVMRTWVRSSQTNRQYSSVEFLIGPKQMGPPPHVHRDLDEIMFVLSGTVSVLVEETVYTVPAGGWHLRPHGLVHTFWNATDAPAHYVDMYFNQNFEDFLEELNGKILADMEKYKLTPADPGIAKRWADLDRRFGITTFFDQRQPLIDKYGLKA; from the coding sequence TTGCAGCTGAACACCCGGGGGATTGTGATGCGCACGTGGGTTCGCAGTTCCCAGACGAATCGGCAGTATTCGAGTGTCGAATTTCTCATTGGCCCCAAGCAAATGGGTCCGCCACCGCACGTACACCGCGACCTGGATGAAATCATGTTCGTCTTGTCCGGAACCGTCTCGGTTTTGGTGGAGGAAACGGTATACACGGTGCCGGCCGGAGGCTGGCACCTGCGTCCGCACGGTTTGGTCCATACTTTCTGGAATGCCACCGATGCCCCAGCCCACTACGTGGACATGTACTTCAACCAGAATTTCGAAGACTTTCTGGAAGAGTTAAACGGCAAGATTCTGGCGGATATGGAGAAATACAAGCTGACGCCCGCCGATCCCGGAATCGCCAAGCGTTGGGCCGACTTGGATCGCCGGTTCGGCATTACCACGTTCTTCGACCAGCGCCAGCCTCTGATCGACAAATACGGCCTTAAGGCTTAA